CATGACCCACATTAAGAGAGATTCCGAAGGTAACATCGAATCATTGGTTAGCTCTTTTTCCATCGACATCGTTGGAGCAAACACCACGCAAACAACGCAAATCGACTTATTACGAGGGCCTAACAGCAGATATGTTGGGTCGGTGCTACGTAATGCACTAGATGACGCGAGAGAGGCTGGTTCCGCAATGGCATTTTGCCTGGGAAATCACGATTCCAAGTTGTATCTCTTGCGACATGGATTCTTTCCGATTGGAAATTCCGTACACTTGGTCTCCCTATTCCCAACAGTCGATTTACCGGCCGCGTCCAACGACTTCTCGTTGGTAATGCGCTAGATTGGGTGTTAAGTGTTTTTGCATAAGCTTGCACAACTTGTATTCTTAGCCCTCCAGGCCACGTCCATGGAGAGGACTAGTTCGCATAGAGTGAGGTGCCAGCGGGCTAAAGTGGCATCAAAGACATTTAGTGGGTAGTATTCCCAGGAAAACTCTTGTACGCTACGTTCTTTTGGATTTCACCCTTATATTTTAATTTTCATATCCGAAAATGACGTCAATGTGATTGCACTCTGCTACTCACATCATTCAGTTGCCCTGACCTTGACTTGGCACTAAGATCCCCATGTCAACCGCTGAATCTGATTCTCACGGTAATCCGAGACCGTTGTCGTCCCCTGAATATGCAGTTCAGGCCGTAAATGTGACAAAGACATACACCAATGGATATGTCGGCGTGAATGCAGTTCGGGGAATCTCAGTTGCAATCCCCTGTGGCCAGATGGTAGCGATAATGGGACCTAGCGGATCGGGGAAGAGTACGCTGCTACATATGCTTGGTGGCCTTGAGCGACCGACGAGCGGTCAAGTGTTTATTGATGGAAGTGACATTGCAAAGTACAGTGAATCGAAGTTGACTGTACTACGCCGGCAAAAACTCGGTTTTGTGTTTCAGACATTCAATTTGCTTTCGGTGCTCAATACAATTGAGAATGTCGCCCTTCCTTTATTGCTAGACGGAGTCGATTCTGGCAATGCTTATTCTCGAGCTGAGGAGTCGATAAGAGAGGTAGGCCTAGACCATCGACGGAACACGCTTGTGAATAGGCTTTCTGGTGGCGAGCGTCAGCGTGTCGCCGTTGCTAGGGCATTGACCATCCAACCGACACTCATCCTTGCCGATGAACCTACCGGCAACTTGGATTCCGTTAACGGTGAGCAGTTAATGCATCTTTTCTGCGAACTTGTTCACTCGAAAGGTCAGACGGTCGTGATGGTCACCCACGATGCAAACATCGCGGCCTACGCAGATCGAATGATAGTGATTCAAGATGGCCGAGTCGCGGAAGACGTTACAGTCAAATCGCACTCTCCCGCAATAGAAGAGGACCACCAGGATTCTACAGGGAATGGGTCGAGTTTCGATGTATAAGTTTCGACTTGCCTTCGCCTGGCTTCGAGATCGTAAATTGCGATCGCTACTCACAGTTTTGGGGTTGGCGATAGCAGCAATTGCGACCTTTGCCGTTCTTCAGGCCGAGACCGCAACAAGAGTTAGCGTTCGAAATCTTTCGGGAGCCGCGGGTCAGCGGCATGTCGCTCAGCTGCGTCGCATTGATGGCGAGTTTTTCTCATCCAAGATAGCCGAACAGATTGGCGCCAATTCTTCTGTGATCGAAAGTGTACCTATATGCTCTGACTTTGGCGCCTACAAAGCTTACAGCAAAGAAGTGCGAGGATTATTTATTGGGGCAGATTTCCATAGTTATTCGGGCCTGGCCAACCTAAAAATCGTGGAAGGACGCCGTTACAATACCGACAACGAGGCGATTCTAGACCAGAGTGCTGCCAAATATCTTGGGATCAACCTTGGCGACGTCATCTTTGTACGCACGAGTCATTTGCTTCTTTGGCGCCGCCGGAAGATCGTTGGTTTTTTTTCGGTTCCCCCGACAAATTCTACGGGCGAACCGCCGACGCTGGTAACTACACTGCCAAGTGCCGAGTTACTTGTTCGTAGGACCGACGCGATATCGTCTGTGCTGCTCGAGTCAAAACAAAGCCTAGATGAGCTTCAGCAGAGTGGCAAGACTCCTGAAGTTCCGGAAGGTTTTTCGCTGACTCAGATCCGCGCCCGAATGATGCTTGATGAACCGACGGAACGACTCATCTTTTTAAGTGTCCGTATTGCATCATTCTTGGCGATCTCAACCGCAATATTTGTTGGTGTCAACACGTTTACGATGGCAATTGCCGAACGCAATTCGGAGCTGGCAACCATTCGCCTGATCGGCGGCACCCGTCCTCAGCTGGTCAGCCTGATTGCAATCGAGTCGATTTTGATGGGCCTGTTTGCTGGCGTGCTAGGTTGTTTGATCGGCCCTTACGCTGGTCATGCGCTTGCGCATGGTATTCTGAATTTGCTTGGCTCAGAGCCTGGCACCTCGCCCGACGCATCTCTACCTGTATGGCTACCTATCTTGTTCGG
This window of the Blastopirellula marina genome carries:
- a CDS encoding ABC transporter ATP-binding protein yields the protein MSTAESDSHGNPRPLSSPEYAVQAVNVTKTYTNGYVGVNAVRGISVAIPCGQMVAIMGPSGSGKSTLLHMLGGLERPTSGQVFIDGSDIAKYSESKLTVLRRQKLGFVFQTFNLLSVLNTIENVALPLLLDGVDSGNAYSRAEESIREVGLDHRRNTLVNRLSGGERQRVAVARALTIQPTLILADEPTGNLDSVNGEQLMHLFCELVHSKGQTVVMVTHDANIAAYADRMIVIQDGRVAEDVTVKSHSPAIEEDHQDSTGNGSSFDV